One window of the Balaenoptera ricei isolate mBalRic1 chromosome X, mBalRic1.hap2, whole genome shotgun sequence genome contains the following:
- the LOC132357641 gene encoding cancer/testis antigen family 47 member C1-like isoform X1: MQGFAKTLLLGFGVPGLIDGDRGMHFTSQDTQRWALERHSVDLLPPYPALGCRTQSSRVAYFHKFKFHYTKMARFSRQSHARAILSPAAAIFPAIFTAARSRVWRVRPAMSATEERGPIPEIEDQEEDEYQSEEGDETEEEVEEEEETQEEDENGHEGAGVVAGHGPPMAQFQSLFRDPVHCRVHHSHYNYRVLVGPHAGRVMVRRRSRRLSDPAEDAAPPQEQEDLGEAEPPEGRELDSAADFKSGNVSHHLVMPKSVSFDTKEESAHQYENAEEEKEDGKEKAEEGPKVGTVSAEGSSGEYSWKA, encoded by the exons ATGCAGGGCTTTGCCAAGACCCTCCTTCTTGGCTTTGGAGTTCCGGGCCTTATTGATGGTGACCGAGGCATGCATTTTACTTCTCAGGATACACAACGCTGGGCTCTTGAACGGCATTCAGTGGACCTTTTGCCTCCCTACCCGGCCTTAGGCTGCAGGACTCAGAGTTCCAGAGTGGCTTACTTCCACAAGTTCAAATTCCATTACACGAAAATGGCACGTTTCAGTCGCCAGTCACACGCCAGAG CGATACTCAGCCCGGCGGCCGCCATCTTCCCCGCGATCTTCACTGCAGCCCGATCCCGTGTGTGGCGCGTCCGTCCTGCCATGTCTGCCACAGAGGAGCGAGGGCCGATCCCAG AGATCGAGGACCAGGAGGAGGATGAGTACCAGTCAGAAGAGGGAGACGAAACTGAGGAAGAGgtcgaggaggaggaagagacacaAGAGGAGGACGAGAATGGGCACGAGGGCGCGGGAGTGGTCGCGGGCCACGGGCCCCCCATGGCGCAGTTTCAGTCCCTGTTCCGGGATCCGGTCCATTGCCGTGTGCACCACAGCCACTACAACTACCGTGTCCTGGTCGGGCCCCACGCCGGCCGCGTGATGGTCAGGCGCCGCTCCCGACGGCTCTCGGACCCTGCAGAGGATGCCGCGCCTCCTCAGGAGCAGGAAGACCTGGGAGAGGCAG AACCTCCTGAGGGCAGAGAACTAGATTCTGCTGCTGATTTTAAATCGGGAAATGTTTCCCACCACCTTGTGATGCCAAAGTCCGTATCATTCGACACTAAAGAAGAGAGTGCACATCAGTATGAAAAtgctgaggaagagaaagaggatggaaaggaaaaagcagaagAAGGACCCAAAGTGGGTACGGTCTCAGCAGAGGGCAGCTCTGGAGAATACAG TTGGAAGGCATAA
- the LOC132357641 gene encoding cancer/testis antigen family 47 member C1-like isoform X2: protein MARFSRQSHARAILSPAAAIFPAIFTAARSRVWRVRPAMSATEERGPIPEIEDQEEDEYQSEEGDETEEEVEEEEETQEEDENGHEGAGVVAGHGPPMAQFQSLFRDPVHCRVHHSHYNYRVLVGPHAGRVMVRRRSRRLSDPAEDAAPPQEQEDLGEAEPPEGRELDSAADFKSGNVSHHLVMPKSVSFDTKEESAHQYENAEEEKEDGKEKAEEGPKVGTVSAEGSSGEYSWKA from the exons ATGGCACGTTTCAGTCGCCAGTCACACGCCAGAG CGATACTCAGCCCGGCGGCCGCCATCTTCCCCGCGATCTTCACTGCAGCCCGATCCCGTGTGTGGCGCGTCCGTCCTGCCATGTCTGCCACAGAGGAGCGAGGGCCGATCCCAG AGATCGAGGACCAGGAGGAGGATGAGTACCAGTCAGAAGAGGGAGACGAAACTGAGGAAGAGgtcgaggaggaggaagagacacaAGAGGAGGACGAGAATGGGCACGAGGGCGCGGGAGTGGTCGCGGGCCACGGGCCCCCCATGGCGCAGTTTCAGTCCCTGTTCCGGGATCCGGTCCATTGCCGTGTGCACCACAGCCACTACAACTACCGTGTCCTGGTCGGGCCCCACGCCGGCCGCGTGATGGTCAGGCGCCGCTCCCGACGGCTCTCGGACCCTGCAGAGGATGCCGCGCCTCCTCAGGAGCAGGAAGACCTGGGAGAGGCAG AACCTCCTGAGGGCAGAGAACTAGATTCTGCTGCTGATTTTAAATCGGGAAATGTTTCCCACCACCTTGTGATGCCAAAGTCCGTATCATTCGACACTAAAGAAGAGAGTGCACATCAGTATGAAAAtgctgaggaagagaaagaggatggaaaggaaaaagcagaagAAGGACCCAAAGTGGGTACGGTCTCAGCAGAGGGCAGCTCTGGAGAATACAG TTGGAAGGCATAA
- the LOC132357160 gene encoding uncharacterized protein LOC132357160, with protein sequence MTADARRSRGLGGAQAAVGGGTAHLVQWVPAPAGLAKLACRRGGRSQLCAGLGARPAAAGRASDPALWAAAGCVVRLLRGVKLLGCCSSCRSLAQGRWSTPTLPTPLGLDVLTLQVALGRSTRSAPRSSWLSRSPPPHLVSLPPGPQRSPGFSDGRSSGVPTCGGPLCSCCSSGPGPWRATTRNPAGNSALISNLSSSDVPDVVLDFFDCRLLCSPHPVPEAPLPTASPPSAILSPAAAIFPAIFTAARSRVWRVRPAMSATEERGPIPEIEDQEEDEYQSEEGDETEEEVEEEEETQEEDENGHEGAGVVAGHGPPMAQFQSLFRDPVHCRVHHSHYNYRVLVGPHAGRVMVRRRSRRLSDPAEDAAPPQEQEDLGEAEPPEGRELDSAADFKSGNVSHHLVMPKSVSFDTKEESAHQYENAEEEKEDGKEKAEEGPKVGTVSAEGSSGEYRYYCIVQPFLTYTCY encoded by the exons ATGACTGCGGACGCCAGAAGGAGCAGAGGGCTGGGCGGCGCACAGGCTGCGGTAGGAGGCGGGACCGCGCATCTCGTTCAATGGGTCCCGGCGCCTGCCGGATTGGCTAAGCTCGCTTGCCGTCGGGGTGGGCGGAGCCAGTTGTGCGCCGGGCTTGGGGCCCGCCCAGCGGCAGCCGGACGTGCTTCAGACCCCGCGCTCTGGGCAGCGGCTGGGTGCGTGGTCCGGTTGCTGCGTGGAGTGAAGCTGCTGGGCTGCTGCTCTTCTTGCCGCTCCCTGGCTCAGGGCCGCTGGTcgacccccaccctccccactccccttggCCTCGATGTTCTCACCTTACAGGTGGCTCTTGGCCGAAGCACGAGGTCCGCGCCCCGCTCCTCTTGGTTAtcccgctccccccccccccacctggtctctcttcctcccGGTCCGCAGCGGTCTCCAGGGTTCTCCGACGGTCGGAGCTCTGGCGTCCCGACATGCGGCGGGCCGCTGTGCTCCTGCTGCTCATCAGGACCCGGCCCTTGGAGGGCGACGACCCGAAACCCAGCTGGAAATTCCGCTTTGATTTCTAACCTCTCCTCGTCTGATGTTCCTGACGTCGTTCTGGACTTCTTCGATTG CCGGCTTCTCTGCAGCCCCCACCCCGTGCCGGAGGCCCCGCTGCCAACAGCGTCCCCTCCCTCAGCGATACTCAGCCCGGCGGCCGCCATCTTCCCCGCGATCTTCACTGCAGCCCGATCCCGTGTGTGGCGCGTCCGTCCTGCCATGTCTGCCACAGAGGAGCGAGGGCCGATCCCAG AGATCGAGGACCAGGAGGAGGATGAGTACCAGTCAGAAGAGGGAGACGAAACTGAGGAAGAGgtcgaggaggaggaagagacacaAGAGGAGGACGAGAATGGGCACGAGGGCGCGGGAGTGGTCGCGGGCCACGGGCCCCCCATGGCGCAGTTTCAGTCCCTGTTCCGGGATCCGGTCCATTGCCGTGTGCACCACAGCCACTACAACTACCGTGTCCTGGTCGGGCCCCACGCCGGCCGCGTGATGGTCAGGCGCCGCTCCCGACGGCTCTCGGACCCTGCAGAGGATGCCGCGCCTCCTCAGGAGCAGGAAGACCTGGGAGAGGCAG AACCTCCTGAGGGCAGAGAACTAGATTCTGCTGCTGATTTTAAATCGGGAAATGTTTCCCACCACCTTGTGATGCCAAAGTCCGTATCATTCGACACTAAAGAAGAGAGTGCACATCAGTATGAAAAtgctgaggaagagaaagaggatggaaaggaaaaagcagaagAAGGACCCAAAGTGGGTACGGTCTCAGCAGAGGGCAGCTCTGGAGAATACAGGTATTATTGTATAGTGCAACCATTCCTGACATATACCTGTTACTAA